The Inediibacterium massiliense genome has a segment encoding these proteins:
- a CDS encoding ABC transporter permease produces the protein MEKIGRLYKKFGTVGSLLLLVIIVTILNPKFFTMYNILNIFRQVSINGLIAFGMTFVILTGGIDLSVGATLGLSGMILGLMVSSGFSDVVSILAALILGTLLGAFNGVLVSKVKLQPFIATLATMTMFRGITMIISDGIPFMKLTKNAPILDWFSQGEFLKIPIPMIIFIGFLVLLLVILQNTTFGRGVYAVGGNEEAARLSSIPVDKIKTFVYVISGFLSALAGVILTSRLSSSQPTAGMGFELDAIAAVVIGGTSLSGGKGKVFGTFLGVLIIGVLNNGLNIIGVSAFYQQFIKGLVILLAVILDRKSNA, from the coding sequence ATGGAAAAAATAGGTAGATTATATAAGAAATTTGGAACCGTAGGAAGTTTACTTCTTTTAGTGATTATTGTAACCATATTAAATCCAAAGTTTTTTACTATGTATAATATATTAAATATATTTAGACAAGTGTCTATCAATGGATTGATTGCTTTTGGAATGACCTTTGTTATATTAACAGGAGGAATCGATTTATCTGTAGGAGCAACCTTGGGGTTATCAGGCATGATTTTAGGTCTTATGGTATCCTCAGGATTTTCTGACGTAGTTTCTATACTTGCTGCATTAATTTTAGGAACTTTACTTGGAGCATTTAATGGAGTCTTAGTTTCTAAGGTAAAACTTCAACCATTTATTGCTACACTGGCTACTATGACTATGTTCAGAGGTATTACTATGATTATTTCAGATGGAATTCCATTTATGAAATTAACAAAAAATGCTCCTATATTAGACTGGTTTAGCCAAGGAGAATTTTTGAAAATACCTATTCCCATGATTATATTTATAGGGTTTTTAGTATTATTACTTGTCATTTTACAAAATACTACCTTTGGTAGAGGGGTGTATGCAGTAGGTGGAAATGAAGAAGCTGCAAGATTATCTTCTATACCAGTAGATAAAATAAAGACTTTTGTGTACGTAATTAGTGGTTTTTTATCTGCATTAGCAGGAGTGATCTTAACCTCTAGACTTAGTTCCTCTCAACCTACAGCAGGAATGGGATTTGAATTAGATGCTATTGCAGCTGTAGTTATAGGTGGGACAAGCTTATCTGGAGGAAAAGGAAAAGTTTTTGGTACTTTCCTAGGAGTATTAATTATTGGAGTTTTAAACAATGGACTCAATATTATAGGTGTTTCAGCGTTTTACCAACAATTTATTAAAGGGCTTGTAATACTTTTAGCGGTAATTTTAGACCGTAAAAGTAATGCATAA
- a CDS encoding sugar ABC transporter ATP-binding protein yields the protein MKDIQKSFGDVHVLENAGLHVKDKQIHALMGENGAGKSTMMKILTGVYTKDSGEIIINGKSQEIHNIRESENLKIAFIHQELNVLREMSIVDNMFLGKEIKNRFGFLDKKTMIQIAKEKLQLLGLDINPTVLMKDISLGYRQLVEIAKALLLDAELIIMDEPTAALTDREIELLFKVIRDLRDQGVSFVYISHRMEEIFELCDEITVLRDGKYIGCKKIADTHFDEIVSMMVGYDMDDRFPKVETNPGEVVLSVKQLTKKGKFEDITFEVRSGEVLGFSGLMGAGRTDVMHAIFGSMKYDTGEIYLNGKKVKIDSPLTAKKLGIGFITEDRKNEGLILDFAINSNMALPSLKEFTNNGMIQDSKISKEVDEFIKKLKVRTPSQNIEVGNLSGGNQQKVVIAKWLMTNPKVLILDEPTRGVDVGAKKEIYEIINQLKKSGVAVIVVSSELPEILGICDKIAVMHMKKLKKIFDGKEATQEKIMEYATGGGK from the coding sequence AAAATTTTAACAGGTGTTTATACAAAAGATTCTGGAGAAATCATCATCAATGGGAAATCACAAGAAATACATAATATTCGAGAGAGTGAGAATCTAAAAATTGCTTTTATTCATCAAGAGTTAAATGTACTTCGTGAAATGAGCATTGTAGACAATATGTTTTTAGGAAAAGAGATTAAAAACAGGTTTGGATTTTTAGATAAAAAAACTATGATCCAAATTGCAAAAGAAAAACTTCAGTTATTAGGACTAGATATCAATCCTACTGTTCTTATGAAAGACATTTCTTTAGGATATAGGCAATTGGTTGAAATTGCAAAAGCTCTTTTGTTAGATGCAGAACTTATTATTATGGATGAACCAACAGCTGCTCTTACAGATCGAGAAATAGAACTACTTTTTAAAGTCATTAGAGATCTAAGAGACCAAGGGGTTTCATTTGTCTATATTTCTCATAGAATGGAAGAAATATTTGAACTTTGTGATGAAATTACGGTTTTGCGTGATGGCAAATATATTGGATGTAAAAAGATTGCTGACACTCATTTTGATGAAATTGTAAGCATGATGGTAGGATATGACATGGATGATCGTTTCCCTAAAGTAGAAACAAATCCAGGAGAAGTAGTTTTATCTGTAAAACAATTAACGAAAAAAGGAAAATTTGAAGACATTACTTTTGAGGTAAGAAGTGGAGAGGTATTAGGATTTTCGGGCCTTATGGGAGCAGGAAGAACAGATGTAATGCATGCCATATTTGGAAGTATGAAATATGATACAGGAGAAATTTATTTAAATGGAAAAAAGGTCAAAATAGATTCTCCTTTAACTGCAAAAAAATTAGGAATTGGATTTATTACAGAAGATCGAAAAAATGAAGGGCTTATATTAGATTTTGCGATCAATAGTAATATGGCATTACCTTCTTTAAAGGAATTTACAAACAATGGAATGATTCAAGATTCTAAAATATCCAAGGAAGTAGATGAATTTATAAAGAAATTAAAAGTAAGAACTCCTAGTCAAAATATTGAAGTGGGAAATTTAAGTGGAGGAAATCAACAAAAGGTTGTTATTGCAAAATGGCTCATGACAAATCCAAAAGTTCTGATATTAGATGAACCAACACGTGGGGTAGATGTGGGAGCAAAAAAAGAAATTTATGAAATTATTAATCAATTAAAAAAATCAGGAGTTGCAGTTATAGTAGTTTCTAGTGAACTTCCAGAGATTTTGGGAATTTGTGACAAAATTGCAGTGATGCATATGAAGAAATTAAAGAAGATATTTGATGGAAAAGAGGCTACACAAGAAAAAATTATGGAATATGCTACGGGTGGAGGAAAATAA